A window of Plutella xylostella chromosome 19, ilPluXylo3.1, whole genome shotgun sequence contains these coding sequences:
- the LOC125490011 gene encoding uncharacterized protein LOC125490011 — MKLPLEEKWEVAKKAYVCFRCLSSTHRGFNCRAKPCGKNGCRGSHHRLLHRDKEGEKESAEPKDTQPTNTPQQAKDKQTHSVNTLCTMKGYLKIVPLKLYGPKNTTEVYALLDEGATITLIEEEVADCIGATGPKEGLCIEGIGGHRMNEPDSRRLKLKIQGRYARNIEKMNAYTISKLSISSQMVPHTLIEDCPHLSDIADVITYDNVRPRIVIGQDNWHLIISQDVKSGDRNKPVASLTRLGWTLHGCATFSTRPVIAVNHIRTTREDKMDELIKHHFSIESLGVTPKTPSNDPEKKANEILEATCRRLPEGRLEAGLLWRTPNETMPNNRENAMKRLIGIEKRLKKDEKLKCEYEKQIRNLLDSDYAEPVPGPSTSSRTWYLPHFAVVHPQKGKVRLVFDAAARSGGKCLNDALLTGPDLLQSLFGVLLRFREGPIAVVSDIKEMFLRIQVCEQDRDSLRFLWREKDSEKPKEYRMKSLIFGAASSPCTAIYAKNRNAADFKEKYPEAVQAIERNHYMDDYLQSFQSEETAKSVISEVDYIHKQGGFLLRGWASNRPQILEQFPEDVRNNGSIDLGKDSEQVEKTLGLRWNVSSDQLNFTLNLRNTPSDAIEGTRPPTKREATSAVMSVFDPLGLASPITVQGRAMLQDVCRTGIGWDEPLKENEERKWKTWLQDLKKLQDLNIPRCTTTKLTEGEIHVFCDASEKAYATAIYWRAIHPDGHVEVKLLSGKSRVAPLKPVSIPRLELQAALLGCRLAATVTKETDLTINKSTYWTDSRTVLAWIKSDPRTFKPFVAHRLAEIEDHTKPTQWRWIPTAQNVADDATRNAPSHFDIQHRWFTGPPFLYCDESEWPEDKSSPNIPTTGEEKPNCALHVINTEEQLIKPEKFSKFTRLLRATARVFQAVDIFKKLIKSRKNQIQVTKKITQDTTWRIKKTAKTIPRKIVPTQQRSTINYVILTQEYLNKAEKYLIRKIQDDCFKSEKHHLKNNTKIPKSSKLKNLTLTLKTEDDIIYLSTRVGAAPYLPHDYKNPAVLDGSHYVTLLLIEEKHRQLHHGNHQTVMNEIRQRYYVTKLRNSVKKITRECLTCKIRRQKPQSAPLGDLPKERLNRYQRPFTCTAVDYFGPMTVTVGRRHEKRWGALFTCLTTRAIHLELANSLSTDSMILALRRMAARRSTPATIYSDNGTNFVGANKELQEQLKSLSQTDLVRETENYGITWKFIPPGAPHMGGAWERLVRSVKTALAATLNERSPKEEVLHTLLLEVEHVTAQIE; from the coding sequence ATGAAGCTACCACTGGAAGAAAAATGGGAGGTTGCCAAGAAGGCATACGTGTGTTTTCGATGCCTGAGCTCCACACACCGGGGTTTCAACTGCCGCGCGAAACCATGTGGAAAAAACGGGTGCAGAGGATCACATCACAGGCTCCTCCACCGAGACAAGGAAGGCGAGAAGGAGTCGGCCGAGCCTAAAGACACACAACCCACGAATACACCACAGCAAGCTAAAGACAAGCAGACGCACTCAGTGAACACCCTGTGCACCATGAAAGGATACCTGAAGATAGTGCCGCTGAAGTTATACGGCCCGAAGAATACTACTGAAGTCTACGCCCTGCTGGATGAAGGAGCCACCATCACACTCATAGAGGAAGAAGTGGCCGACTGCATCGGAGCCACCGGTCCAAAGGAAGGTCTATGCATAGAAGGCATCGGCGGACATCGAATGAACGAGCCCGACTCAAGGCGGCTGAAACTGAAGATTCAAGGAAGATACGCACGAaacattgaaaaaatgaatGCCTACACGATTTCGAAGCTGAGCATTTCGTCACAAATGGTGCCACACACACTAATAGAAGACTGTCCGCACCTATCCGACATCGCCGACGTGATTACCTACGACAACGTGCGGCCGAGAATAGTGATTGGACAAGACAACTGGCATCTAATCATATCACAAGACGTGAAATCCGGAGACCGAAACAAACCTGTAGCCTCACTCACAAGACTAGGCTGGACACTACACGGTTGTGCAACATTCAGCACAAGACCAGTGATAGCCGTGAACCACATACGAACCACTCGCGAAGACAAGATGGACGAGCTAATCAAACATCACTTCAGCATCGAGTCTCTGGGCGTAACTCCCAAAACGCCTTCAAATGACCCCGAGAAGAAAGCCAACGAGATACTGGAAGCAACATGCCGACGACTACCCGAAGGCCGACTCGAAGCAGGTCTATTATGGAGAACTCCGAATGAAACTATGCCAAACAACCGCGAAAATGCAATGAAGCGACTAATCGGTATAGAAAAACGACTGAAGAAAGATGAAAAGCTGAAATGCGAGTATGAGAAGCAAATAAGAAACTTACTCGACAGTGACTACGCTGAACCAGTACCTGGACCGTCTACATCATCGAGAACCTGGTACTTACCTCATTTTGCCGTCGTGCATCCCCAGAAAGGGAAGGTTCGCCTGGTGTTCGACGCAGCCGCAAGAAGTGGCGGAAAATGTCTAAATGACGCGCTACTGACTGGACCCGACCTACTCCAATCATTATTCGGAGTACTACTGCGATTCAGAGAGGGACCGATAGCAGTCGTGAGTGACATCAAGGAAATGTTCCTCCGCATTCAAGTGTGCGAGCAAGACAGAGATAGTCTCAGATTCCTGTGGAGAGAAAAGGACAGCGAGAAGCCGAAAGAATATCGAATGAAATCACTCATATTCGGCGCAGCATCGTCACCGTGCACCGCAATATATGCAAAAAATCGCAACGCAGCCGACTTCAAAGAAAAATACCCAGAGGCGGTACAAGCCATAGAACGCAACCACTACATGGACGACTACCTACAAAGTTTTCAGTCTGAAGAAACCGCGAAAAGTGTCATCTCAGAAGTCGACTACATACACAAACAAGGCGGATTTCTACTCAGAGGATGGGCTAGCAACAGGCCACAAATATTAGAACAGTTCCCCGAAGACGTGCGAAACAACGGTTCTATCGACCTGGGAAAAGATAGCGAACAAGTCGAGAAAACACTGGGACTCCGATGGAACGTGTCTTCAGATCAACTCAACTTCACGCTGAACCTGCGAAACACACCGTCTGACGCCATAGAGGGCACGAGACCGCCAACGAAACGCGAGGCAACAAGCGCAGTAATGTCCGTGTTCGACCCGCTCGGGCTGGCCTCGCCGATAACTGTACAAGGAAGAGCTATGCTGCAAGATGTATGCCGCACGGGCATCGGATGGGACGAGCCTCTGAAAGAAAATGAAGAACGAAAATGGAAAACGTGGCTGCAAGACCTGAAAAAGCTACAAGACCTGAATATACCTAGATGCACTACAACGAAACTAACTGAAGGCGAAATTCACGTATTCTGCGACGCGAGTGAAAAGGCATATGCAACAGCAATATACTGGCGAGCAATACACCCCGATGGTCACGTCGAAGTAAAGCTGTTGTCAGGAAAGTCACGGGTGGCACCACTCAAGCCCGTGTCTATCCCACGCTTAGAACTGCAAGCTGCACTACTGGGCTGCCGCCTAGCCGCCACAGTAACAAAGGAAACGGACTTAACAATAAACAAGTCTACCTACTGGACCGACTCGAGAACTGTCCTCGCATGGATAAAGTCGGACCCGAGAACATTCAAGCCCTTCGTCGCACACCGACTAGCCGAAATTGAAGATCACACGAAGCCAACTCAGTGGAGATGGATACCTACTGCTCAGAATGTCGCAGACGACGCTACACGAAACGCGCCCTCTCACTTCGACATACAACACAGATGGTTCACAGGCCCACCGTTCCTCTACTGTGATGAATCAGAATGGCCAGAAGACAAGAGCTCTCCCAACATACCAACTACCGGTGAAGAAAAACCAAACTGCGCCCTGCACGTCATCAACACTGAAGAACAGCTCATCAAACCTGAAAAGTTTTCAAAATTCACGCGACTGCTACGAGCGACCGCCCGCGTGTTTCAAGCCGTCGACATATTCAAGAAACTAATTAAATCAAGAAAAAATCAAATTCAAGTAACTAAGAAAATTACACAAGATACCACTTGGCGTATCAAGAAGACTGCCAAAACCATCCCGCGCAAAATTGTTCCTACTCAACAACGGAGCACAATAAATTACGTGATACTTACGCAAGAATACCTAAACAAAGCTGAAAAATACCTAATCCGCAAGATACAAGACGACTGCTTCAAGAGCGAAAAACATCACCTGAAAAATAACACCAAAATACCTAAAAGCTCAAAACTGAAAAACCTGACGCTCACGCTGAAAACTGAAGAcgacataatatacctatcaaCGAGAGTCGGCGCCGCTCCATACCTACCTCACGACTACAAGAACCCCGCCGTGCTCGATGGAAGTCACTACGTCACGCTCCTACTCATCGAAGAGAAACACCGACAACTTCACCATGGCAACCATCAAACAGTCATGAATGAGATAAGACAACGATACTACGTGACGAAATTACGTAACTCCGTGAAGAAGATAACAAGAGAATGCCTAACGTGCAAAATACGCCGACAGAAACCACAGAGTGCTCCCCTGGGCGACCTACCTAAAGAAAGACTGAATAGGTATCAACGGCCCTTCACATGTACCGCCGTGGACTACTTTGGCCCAATGACTGTGACAGTTGGAAGACGTCATGAAAAACGCTGGGGTGCATTATTCACATGCCTGACTACGCGCGCAATCCATCTAGAGTTGGCCAACTCACTCTCAACCGACTCTATGATACTGGCGCTGAGGCGAATGGCTGCCCGCAGATCGACCCCTGCAACAATATACAGCGACAACGGAACTAACTTTGTGGGTGCGAACAAAGAACTTCAAGAACAGCTGAAAAGTCTATCACAAACAGACTTAGTACGAGAAACTGAAAACTACGGAATCACGTGGAAATTCATCCCTCCCGGGGCCCCACACATGGGCGGAGCCTGGGAACGCCTCGTACGCTCCGTGAAGACAGCACTAGCAGCAACTCTGAATGAAAGATCGCCCAAAGAAGAGGTGCTTCACACACTACTCCTGGAAGTCGAACATGTG